In the Euphorbia lathyris chromosome 5, ddEupLath1.1, whole genome shotgun sequence genome, one interval contains:
- the LOC136231181 gene encoding protein PHLOEM PROTEIN 2-LIKE A10-like — MDLQLQLVKNTLIDYSKRNKRWVAVFAALGFSSFAAYRVYHSPSIARKRERISKLLGALISIAEVISDSADTIGVISKDLKHFLQSESDQIPNSMKQISKVTRSIEFSESVISLTQALTLGILQGYNSTAGFDHGDSPSFLDKVFDKLSTPSVSGFASVVVGSFARNLVMAFYQINTDSEESSATKWIDVICGNRCKELIGDSIQLFVSTAVAVYLDKTMHINTFDEMFAGLTNPKHEKEVTDAIVTVCNGAIETLVKTSHQVLTSSDSELHSSSTSDTSSGWIGEVSSKLAVPSNRRLVVDVTGRVTFETVRSFLEFLVEKLYDGVKRCAEYVHESGFGVVRYVGEKSSVFITVCLSLWLHILDGAWVLVPA, encoded by the coding sequence ATGGACTTGCAGTTGCAGTTAGTGAAAAACACTCTCATTGATTATTCTAAGAGAAACAAGAGATGGGTTGCTGTTTTTGCTGCTCTTGGTTTTTCTAGTTTTGCTGCTTATAGAGTTTATCACTCTCCCTCAATTGCTCGAAAAAGGGAAAGAATTTCAAAGCTTTTGGGAGCTTTAATTTCAATTGCAGAAGTTATCTCTGATTCTGCTGATACAATTGGTGTCATCTCCAAAGATTTGAAACATTTTCTGCAATCAGAATCAGATCAAATCCCCAATAGTATGAAGCAAATCTCCAAAGTTACAAGGTCAATTGAGTTTTCAGAATCTGTAATTAGCCTTACACAAGCTTTAACTTTGGGGATTTTGCAGGGTTATAACTCCACTGCAGGATTTGATCATGGAGACAGTCCAAGTTTCTTAGATAAGGTGTTTGATAAGCTTTCAACCCCATCTGTGTCTGGTTTTGCCTCTGTTGTTGTTGGAAGCTTTGCCAGGAACTTAGTTATGGCATTTTATCAGATAAATACTGATTCAGAAGAGAGTTCTGCAACTAAATGGATAGATGTTATATGTGGAAATAGGTGTAAAGAGCTAATTGGTGATTCAATTCAGCTATTTGTGAGCACTGCTGTAGCTGTTTATCTAGACAAGACTATGCACATCAATACATTTGATGAAATGTTTGCAGGATTGACTAATCCAAAGCATGAAAAGGAAGTAACAGATGCAATTGTAACAGTCTGTAATGGTGCTATTGAGACACTTGTGAAAACATCTCATCAAGTTTTGACAAGTTCTGATTCTGAATTACACAGTTCAAGTACTTCTGATACTTCTAGTGGGTGGATTGGTGAAGTGTCATCAAAATTGGCAGTGCCAAGTAATAGAAGGCTTGTTGTTGATGTTACAGGGAGGGTTACATTTGAAACAGTCAGATCATTTCTGGAATTTTTGGTGGAGAAATTGTATGATGGAGTAAAAAGATGTGCAGAATATGTTCATGAAAGTGGGTTTGGAGTTGTGAGATATGTTGGGGAAAAATCATCTGTATTCATTACTGTTTGTCTTTCTTTGTGGTTGCATATATTGGATGGTGCTTGGGTTTTAGTGCCAGCTTAA